From the genome of Ziziphus jujuba cultivar Dongzao chromosome 6, ASM3175591v1, one region includes:
- the LOC112489517 gene encoding uncharacterized protein LOC112489517 isoform X2, producing MEFMGNLSLRSLKPLLTDWIAAVTVGLINKVHSDPLRRHGNEDLHAFWASFLLLHLGGPDTITSFALEDNEFWLRHLFGLILQVIGAGYCFFLTLPNNNLWLPTILVFVVGSVKYAERTIALYLASFNRFGATVRDFEEPDAEGTMFDFHLPSESNHMELLMVSYSLFQFFKGIIGGFLLSSKLMESSKKMFQEIRNPNVGFKLIEHEVSFMYEVLHTKVAVVSSRIGFILRLSSFCSIVGAFILFHFLVDKDKFGGFEVSLTYALLIGAMGVDTISGIKLIFSDWILVSKGFKMFRKYVPEFVLKRSRWCGSVSQYNMIDYCLDEHWIWNCNLPDCIRAMVDKIKIMLFSSSTNDIEELKCFIFENLNRESRKEKLDESFLFMSSGETDSSEYAEKILELHLATEICYHSQTEMELNDYTEERKRARRMCKMISDYLFYLLIMKPEMLAPVLTGNWQLAFQDTFEEAKDYLMKQQISDHIKACNEFMNVEGKLKLKESKGSKSVLLKAGEQGREIKTKNWDGFSDHWFLFLCFGAVKCRPLLHAQQTSRGGELLTFTWFFMQHFGLVPGDKTEQELSSSSPSYMYMFN from the exons ATGGAATTTATGGGAAATCTCAGTCTGCGTTCTCTTAAGCCTCTCCTTACAG ATTGGATCGCCGCAGTTACTGTTGGATTGATCAACAAAGTCCACAGTGACCCTCTCCGCCGACATGGGAATGAAGACCTTCATGCATTCTGGGCTTCCTTTCTTTTGCTGCATCTTGGTGGCCCTGATACCATTACTTCTTTTGCTCTGGAGGACAATGAATTTTGGCTGAGGCATTTGTTCGGGCTCATTTTGCAGGTTATTGGTGCTGGTTATTGTTTCTTTCTAACACTTCCCAACAACAATCTATGGCTTCCAACCATTCTAGTCTTTGTTGTGGGAAGTGTTAAATATGCAGAAAGAACAATAGCTCTGTATCTTGCCAGCTTCAACCGTTTTGGAGCTACCGTTCGTGATTTCGAAGAACCAGATGCTGAAGGTACAATGTTTGATTTCCATCTACCCTCAGAATCAAATCACATGGAGTTGCTGATGGTTTCTTATTCCCTTTTCCAATTCTTCAAGGGGATTATTGGTGGGTTCCTTCTTAGCTCCAAACTGATGGAATCAAGCAAAAAAATGTTCCAAGAGATAAGAAATCCAAATGTGGGTTTTAAACTGATCGAGCACGAGGTCAGCTTCATGTACGAGGTTCTCCATACAAAGGTTGCTGTGGTAAGTAGTAGAATTGGGTTTATATTACGTTTGAGCAGCTTTTGTTCCATAGTTGGAGCTTTTATATTGTTCCATTTCTTAGTTGACAAGGATAAGTTTGGTGGATTTGAAGTATCACTAACTTATGCCTTGCTCATTGGCGCAATGGGAGTTGATACCATATCTGGTATTAAACTCATATTTTCTGATTGGATTCTAGTTTCAAAAGGATTCAAGATGTTTAGAAAATACGTACCAgaatttgttttgaaaagaaGCAGATGGTGTGGGTCGGTTTCCCAGTATAATATGATAGATTATTGCTTAGATGAGCATTGGATTTGGAACTGCAACTTGCCTGACTGTATTAGGGCCATGGTAGATAAGATCAAAATCATGTTGTTTTCTTCATCAACCAATGACATTGAAGAACTCAAATGCTTCATCTTCGAAAACCTGAATCGGGAGAGTCGTAAGGAAAAACTAGATGAGTCATTCTTGTTTATGAGTTCAGGTGAGACTGATAGTTCTGAATATGCTGAAAAAATTCTTGAATTGCATTTAGCTACTGAAATTTGTTATCACAGCCAGACAGAAATGGAATTAAACGATTAcacagaagaaagaaaaagggcaAGAAGAATGTGCAAGATGATTTCGGATTATCTGTTTTATCTTCTGATTATGAAGCCTGAAATGCTTGCACCAGTACTAACGGGAAATTGGCAATTAGCATTCCAGGATACGTTTGAGGAGGCCAAAGATTACTTGATGAAACAACAGATTTCAGACCATATAAAAGCCTGCAACGAGTTTATGAATGTCGAAggcaaattgaaattaaaagagTCTAAAGGTAGCAAATCTGTGCTGTTAAAGGCAGGCGAACAAGGACgagaaattaaaacaaaaaattgggaTGGATTTAGTGACCATTGGTTTCTCTTCCTTTGCTTTGGAGCCGTTAAATGCAGACCACTGTTACATGCACAGCAGACTAGTAGGGGTGGAGAACTTTTGACTTTCACGTGGTTTTTTATGCAACATTTTGGCTTAGTCCCTGGGGATAAGACTGAACAAGAACTATCTTCTTCCTCACCCTCATACATGTACATGTTTAATTGA
- the LOC112489517 gene encoding uncharacterized protein LOC112489517 isoform X1, which produces MEFMGNLSLRSLKPLLTADWIAAVTVGLINKVHSDPLRRHGNEDLHAFWASFLLLHLGGPDTITSFALEDNEFWLRHLFGLILQVIGAGYCFFLTLPNNNLWLPTILVFVVGSVKYAERTIALYLASFNRFGATVRDFEEPDAEGTMFDFHLPSESNHMELLMVSYSLFQFFKGIIGGFLLSSKLMESSKKMFQEIRNPNVGFKLIEHEVSFMYEVLHTKVAVVSSRIGFILRLSSFCSIVGAFILFHFLVDKDKFGGFEVSLTYALLIGAMGVDTISGIKLIFSDWILVSKGFKMFRKYVPEFVLKRSRWCGSVSQYNMIDYCLDEHWIWNCNLPDCIRAMVDKIKIMLFSSSTNDIEELKCFIFENLNRESRKEKLDESFLFMSSGETDSSEYAEKILELHLATEICYHSQTEMELNDYTEERKRARRMCKMISDYLFYLLIMKPEMLAPVLTGNWQLAFQDTFEEAKDYLMKQQISDHIKACNEFMNVEGKLKLKESKGSKSVLLKAGEQGREIKTKNWDGFSDHWFLFLCFGAVKCRPLLHAQQTSRGGELLTFTWFFMQHFGLVPGDKTEQELSSSSPSYMYMFN; this is translated from the exons ATGGAATTTATGGGAAATCTCAGTCTGCGTTCTCTTAAGCCTCTCCTTACAG CAGATTGGATCGCCGCAGTTACTGTTGGATTGATCAACAAAGTCCACAGTGACCCTCTCCGCCGACATGGGAATGAAGACCTTCATGCATTCTGGGCTTCCTTTCTTTTGCTGCATCTTGGTGGCCCTGATACCATTACTTCTTTTGCTCTGGAGGACAATGAATTTTGGCTGAGGCATTTGTTCGGGCTCATTTTGCAGGTTATTGGTGCTGGTTATTGTTTCTTTCTAACACTTCCCAACAACAATCTATGGCTTCCAACCATTCTAGTCTTTGTTGTGGGAAGTGTTAAATATGCAGAAAGAACAATAGCTCTGTATCTTGCCAGCTTCAACCGTTTTGGAGCTACCGTTCGTGATTTCGAAGAACCAGATGCTGAAGGTACAATGTTTGATTTCCATCTACCCTCAGAATCAAATCACATGGAGTTGCTGATGGTTTCTTATTCCCTTTTCCAATTCTTCAAGGGGATTATTGGTGGGTTCCTTCTTAGCTCCAAACTGATGGAATCAAGCAAAAAAATGTTCCAAGAGATAAGAAATCCAAATGTGGGTTTTAAACTGATCGAGCACGAGGTCAGCTTCATGTACGAGGTTCTCCATACAAAGGTTGCTGTGGTAAGTAGTAGAATTGGGTTTATATTACGTTTGAGCAGCTTTTGTTCCATAGTTGGAGCTTTTATATTGTTCCATTTCTTAGTTGACAAGGATAAGTTTGGTGGATTTGAAGTATCACTAACTTATGCCTTGCTCATTGGCGCAATGGGAGTTGATACCATATCTGGTATTAAACTCATATTTTCTGATTGGATTCTAGTTTCAAAAGGATTCAAGATGTTTAGAAAATACGTACCAgaatttgttttgaaaagaaGCAGATGGTGTGGGTCGGTTTCCCAGTATAATATGATAGATTATTGCTTAGATGAGCATTGGATTTGGAACTGCAACTTGCCTGACTGTATTAGGGCCATGGTAGATAAGATCAAAATCATGTTGTTTTCTTCATCAACCAATGACATTGAAGAACTCAAATGCTTCATCTTCGAAAACCTGAATCGGGAGAGTCGTAAGGAAAAACTAGATGAGTCATTCTTGTTTATGAGTTCAGGTGAGACTGATAGTTCTGAATATGCTGAAAAAATTCTTGAATTGCATTTAGCTACTGAAATTTGTTATCACAGCCAGACAGAAATGGAATTAAACGATTAcacagaagaaagaaaaagggcaAGAAGAATGTGCAAGATGATTTCGGATTATCTGTTTTATCTTCTGATTATGAAGCCTGAAATGCTTGCACCAGTACTAACGGGAAATTGGCAATTAGCATTCCAGGATACGTTTGAGGAGGCCAAAGATTACTTGATGAAACAACAGATTTCAGACCATATAAAAGCCTGCAACGAGTTTATGAATGTCGAAggcaaattgaaattaaaagagTCTAAAGGTAGCAAATCTGTGCTGTTAAAGGCAGGCGAACAAGGACgagaaattaaaacaaaaaattgggaTGGATTTAGTGACCATTGGTTTCTCTTCCTTTGCTTTGGAGCCGTTAAATGCAGACCACTGTTACATGCACAGCAGACTAGTAGGGGTGGAGAACTTTTGACTTTCACGTGGTTTTTTATGCAACATTTTGGCTTAGTCCCTGGGGATAAGACTGAACAAGAACTATCTTCTTCCTCACCCTCATACATGTACATGTTTAATTGA
- the LOC107431337 gene encoding uncharacterized protein LOC107431337, with product MELPIPNKLKKLWDVWDIPTCILLSLFLQVFLVLFASFKQRSKNSFLLFLIWSAYLSADWIAAVTLGLITKVLTDPFHDPHVNEELHAFWASFLLLHLGGPDSITSFALEDNEFWLRHLFGLNLQVMGAAYCIFLTLPNNSLWIPTILVFVVGSVKYAERTVALYLASLDHFEDTVGDFEDPNAELEPEGAKFDFNLPSESNDIELLMLSYSLFKSFKGIIFQHPLSSKLVESSRKLFCKIKNPNVGFKLMEYELSFMYEVFHTKAAAVRSRIGLVFRLSSFCFILGAFILFHFVVKDHDDKFGGFETSLTYALLIGAIVLDAISGIKLMLFSDWILVSNNGLIKRWRKFIPAYILKRKRWCESVSKYNMIDYCLDERRLWKRNLPDCVRAVVDKITNMLFSSSEDDIEDLKSFIFEKGVKFLDEVHDEDEFLFATKVLHLHLTTEIGYHQKQTESGDNTEEAKSSRRICKVISDYMFYILIMKPEILGPSVMGIKWKKNFKNAVEEAKKYLVKYQISDHTKACNAFLDYHNTKEKGGRQTLLSNACSSAKDLKLEKNWKLLSDWWAELLFFGALRNRPILYAQQASKGGELLTFTSFLLHHSSERNDKFKEENFTRHVSDGSQHAS from the coding sequence ATGGAGCTACCTATCCCCAACAAGCTGAAAAAGCTGTGGGATGTATGGGATATCCCAACCTGCATTCTATTGAGCCTCTTCTTACAGGTTTTCTTAGTACTCTTTGCATCCTTCAAGCAACGCAGTAAAAATTCATTTCTTCTCTTCCTCATCTGGTCGGCATATTTGTCCGCGGACTGGATAGCTGCAGTTACTCTTGGACTGATCACCAAAGTCCTGACAGACCCTTTTCATGACCCTCATGTCAATGAAGAACTTCATGCCTTCTGGGCTTCATTTCTTTTGTTGCATCTTGGTGGCCCTGATTCCATTACTTCTTTTGCTCTCGAGGACAATGAGTTTTGGCTGAGGCACTTGTTCGGACTCAATCTGCAGGTGATGGGTGCTGCTTACTGCATCTTTCTAACACTTCCCAACAACAGTCTATGGATTCCAACCATTCTAGTCTTCGTTGTTGGAAGTGTTAAATATGCAGAGAGGACAGTGGCTCTGTATCTTGCCAGCTTGGATCATTTTGAAGATACTGTTGGTGATTTCGAAGATCCAAATGCTGAGCTTGAACCTGAGGGTGCCAAGTTTGATTTCAATCTGCCTTCAGAATCAAATGACATTGAGTTGCTGATGCTTTCTTATTCCCTTTTCAAAAGCTTCAAGGGGATTATCTTCCAGCACCCTCTGAGCTCCAAACTGGTAGAATCAAGCAGAAAGTTATTTTGTAAGATAAAAAATccgaatgttggctttaaattaATGGAGTACGAGCTCAGCTTCATGTACGAGGTCTTCCACACCAAGGCAGCTGCGGTACGTAGTAGAATTGGGTTGGTATTTCGTTTGAGCAGCTTTTGTTTCATCCTTGGAGCTTTTATATTGTTCCATTTTGTAGTTAAGGATCATGATGATAagtttggtggatttgaaaCGTCACTTACTTATGCCTTGCTCATTGGAGCCATAGTACTGGATGCCATATCCGGAATTAAACTCATGCTATTTTCTGATTGGATCCTGGTTTCCAATAATGGATTAATCAAGAGATGGAGAAAATTTATCCCAgcatatattttgaaaagaaagagaTGGTGCGAGTCAGTTTCGAAGTATAATATGATAGATTATTGCCTTGATGAACGTAGGTTATGGAAACGCAACTTGCCTGACTGTGTTAGAGCCGTGGTAGACAAAATAACAAACATGTTGTTTTCATCCTCAGAGGATGACATTGAGGATCTCAAAAGCTTCATCTTTGAAAAAGGTGTTAAGTTTCTTGATGAAGTTCATGATGAGGATGAGTTTTTATTTGCAACAAAGGTCCTTCATTTGCATTTAACTACCGAAATTGGTTACCACCAGAAGCAGACCGAATCAGGAGACAATACAGAAGAAGCAAAAAGTAGCAGAAGAATTTGCAAGGTGATTTCGGATTACATGTTTTACATTCTCATCATGAAGCCTGAAATTCTCGGTCCATCAGTTATGGGAATCaaatggaagaaaaacttcAAGAACGCAGTTGAAGAGGCCAAGAAATATTTGGTGAAATACCAAATTTCGGATCATACAAAAGCTTGCAATGCGTTTCTTGATTATCATAATACGAAAGAAAAGGGTGGGAGACAAACCTTGCTCTCCAATGCATGTTCAAGTGCAAAAGATTTGAAGCTGGAAAAGAATTGGAAGCTTTTGAGTGATTGGTGGGCTGAATTGTTGTTCTTTGGAGCCCTTAGAAATAGACCAATATTATATGCACAGCAGGCAAGCAAGGGTGGTGAGCTTTTGACATTCACTTCGTTTCTCCTCCATCATTCAAGCGAACGTAATGATAAGTTTAAAGAAGAGAACTTCACACGACACGTGAGTGATGGATCACAGCATGCTAGCTAA